The Silene latifolia isolate original U9 population chromosome X, ASM4854445v1, whole genome shotgun sequence genome contains the following window.
actcgacttgatatatagacatggttcctcgaccgatcgagtaaatccattttcttttatcacttggtcgaatcgatgattccaactccgagaagttTGCTTaaatccataaatggaacgcttaagcttgcacactttcttaggatgttcaggatcgatgaaaccttcgggttgtaccatgtacaactcttcctccaaaaaaccgtttaagaaggcggttttcacatccatctgccaaatttcatagtcatgaaaagcggcaatcgctaagataatccgaatggaacgcagcatgactacgggtgcaaaaatttcatcgtagtgcaaaccaggcacttgggtgaaacctttagaaactagtcgtgctttatagatatcttgttgaccttccacagaatgctttatcttgtaaagccatttgcattgaaggggacgaaccttagcaggcaagtcaacaagatcccatacgttgttctcataccactacaaaaagaattaaaacaggcgactgattttggcgactgaaatcagtcgccaaaatcaatttggcgatCGAAATCGCCGCCAAAACGTCatcgcggaccttagtcgccttttttagctttggcgactaaagtcggtcgccaaatttagCGGCCCGACAAATCGTCGCCAAATaccaaaaatggcgactgaaagggtagtcgccaatttggcgactgatgccaaggtagtcgccaaaatggcgactgaaatgcAGTCGCCAAATGCTGgttcagtcgccatttttgggtgacgtagccaATTTGACTGAggcaatttggcgactgattacaGATTTGGCGACTacatttcagtcgccattttggcgactaccttattatcagtcgccaaattggcgactgacttGCAGTCGCCAAATCAGTAATCAGTCGCCAAAGCTATTGTAAGTTTTGGTGgattttttcgttttcattgctagccaaaaatttacaacctgcatacaaaccgatgttccacaacaccatacatcccatttcaacacacacaacaccatacatttcaacccaacacctcccaatttctcaaacttcatttcatatattgaaaatgaaagttttacaagctaaactattctaaatgttcaagtctaaatgttcaagtcttacaagcttacatgctaaaatcatcttacttggaagccaacaccggctccactccccccatgtggaccatgcggatcatttggatcgtagttggatctatgtccggggttacaaccttgccaccaatcctcaaacatttccattctttccttcattttccggaattcttcatcacgtttggcaagttcttcatcacgtttggcatcacgttcatcacgctctcttatttgactttgaagttgactaataattcccggttgatacgtgttgctgggaattgttgaagtcgatctcctacgcgttttctcatagaaagccggtgttgaacttccggtaccatacacattccctttcttgaagccatccaccaacttataccatatgtcattatccggagtttctggattggcggctttttcttgttcaaatgcttcctacaatattaaacaaatggttgtaagttaatatggtaaccaccttatatacgacattttaaaagagagtaaattaacaaaaattaagtgttacggaaacttacatataattgcttgtcttttggcttagtccaaattctaacccctttgtggtcaaccctggaatgcgtgtccagAAACAGTTCTGGTACCGACGCAATCGGctgtgacttcttctttcctctctgaatgaaaaaaaaaaaacatacatgttagaaaatcaacaaaaaatgtaacataaaataaacatgttgcattgaaaacaaaaaaaagtgtgattataatagacaaacttacccccaacatacgattccagaacgatcgtgaacccgcgaaatgagtaggctcgttcacggcgtcttcctttcctcctcttttgttgagggatgcttgcttagacttctttCAAAAGCGGGagttttggtatgctttattaagccttcatacttgtcacctgcaattacacatatgaaatcataactaataagtttcgatattatttataatataagagagtatatactaattaatacaaataacaaaacaagttaattaaatacctttcatgtgctctggttcctttgggcgcctaactaccttccaaatcacgtcccgatatcgtcgagtaccgacttcctcgtacctgatacggacattccgttcttgagacggtgaccaagcatatgattgctacaaaaaaaaagcgacaaaatttcatattagtatttataaaagtataaccttggttattaaaacaaagaattacggaaaatatgtacccgaaagttattgaaccacgcatCTCTTTGTGCTtgagaagcttgtgtccacgatgtaggaattggacccacgaaattagtcttcgtgcttttcgtgacacctcgtatcacgcaatcgtccataaacctgcatttattttgaacatgtaaaattacaaacaattattattttaaaaaaaaaaatacaaaaaaaacaaaatagtagactaataaagaataaaccttaccataatcccgccggctcaagaatcatcttatgatccgaagtgtaccgtatcggcacccgtggctcgtcggtagcgtcagtctcctcaccgtcaccgtcaccgtctgtctgca
Protein-coding sequences here:
- the LOC141621401 gene encoding uncharacterized protein LOC141621401, with protein sequence MLGRGKKKSQPIASVPELFLDTHSRVDHKGVRIWTKPKDKQLYEAFEQEKAANPETPDNDIWYKLVDGFKKGNVYGTGSSTPAFYEKTRRRSTSTIPSNTYQPGIISQLQSQIRERDERDAKRDEELAKRDEEFRKMKERMEMFEDWWQGCNPGHRSNYDPNDPHGPHGGSGAGVGFQVR